The genomic window GTTGTTGAGCGGTGAGTGTCGTGGCGACCAGCAGGCCGGATGCCAGCGCAAAGGGGAGAGGGATGAGCCAGGAGGAACGCATGAGGACTCCAAAGCGGGAATTGGTAGAAGGGCTAGGCCGAGCCTACTATCATACAAGCTTCTTCCCCACCCTGACGCTCCTTGATTTACCCACGCGAAGGTCTCTCCATGCGCTCGCTGTTGCTTACCGTCTGTTTGTTATCGGTCTTGTTGCCGGCCGCCGAAGCACAAGATGCCCCGGCTACCACGGCGGCGGATACCTCTCAGAAGCCCGTCTATGCAGCCTACGAAGCGGCCGCGAGCAAACGCTGGGAGTCCGCCATTGCGGCTTTGGAAAAATTGGATCAGCAGCAAACGCATCCCGACGACGCGGTGCTGTTTGTGGGCAGCAGCAGCATCCGCTTGTGGGACACTTTGGCTGAAGACATGTGGCCCTATGACACGATTCGCCGCGGCTACGGCGGCGCCCGGTATTCGGATCTGGCCGTGTTCGCCAAACGCTTGATCGAGCCCCACAAGTATCGGGCCTTGGTATTGTTTGTCGCCAACGATGTGACCGGTGGCGACCAGGATCGCACGCCCGAGGAAGTCGCCGAATTGTTGCGGTACGTGATCCACGTCTCGCGAGCTCACCAGCCCGACGCGCCGGTGTTTGTGTTGGAGGTCACGCCGACGGCAAGCCGTTGGAAGGTGTGGCCGGAAATTCGTGAAGTCAACGCGGCGATGCGGGACGTTTGTTTGACCGAACCAAACACCTATCTGGTTCCCACGGCGGAGTATTTTCTGGACGAAGAAAACCAACCGATCGAAAAACTGTTTCGCAGCGATCGGCTGCATCTGACCCACGACGGCTACAAAATCTGGACGGAAATATTGAAGCGCCGATTTGAAGAAGTGTTGCAGTAGCAGAAGCCGCGTAGCATGGCCCCCCGGCCCGTGTGGCTATTTCGTAGCATGGGCCCCTGGCCCGTGTGGGCAGCGACGACGCTCCTGCTAACACGGTGGGCATGCGCTGGCAAAAAAGATGATTCGACACGACAGCCCACCGGGGAGGACCTGCTTCTGACAGCCGCGCGAGATTGCAAAATGCAAAATGCAAAATGTAAAATGTAAAGTTGCAAAGTTGCCGCAGCCGTTATTCCTTTAGTCCTGGGGCTCCTGCTGCTTACACGGGCCGGGGGCCCATGCTACTGGCTTATGCTGCTTAGTTGGCTTTGGTGAATTGGATGGCTTTGCTGCCGGGCAGTTGCAGGTCGAAGCCTTTGGTGCCGTTCAGGCGGACTGTGCCCTGCAGTTTGGTGCCATCGTCGCCCGTCAAATTCAACGTTTGACCGCTCAGCGAAAACGTGCCGTTGGAGCGCGTTGTGTTGGCGCCTTTGGCGATCGCCAAAATGAATTTTCCATTGGCGTCCAGCTTCATCGCGATGGCTTCTTTTTTTCCTCGGTCCGCGGCCCAAGTGCCCAGCAAAGCGGAAACGGTTAGTGAGGACGTGCCCGGTTGAGGTGCGCTCGGTGCGGTGGTGGGTTGGGTCGCCGCGGTTTTGGTTTTGTTTTTAGTTTGGGTTTTGCTTTTGGCTTTGGACAGGTTCCAGGCCGCTTCGTTGTCGACGGCGATGTCGGCCAAGCGTTCGAGTTGGCGTTTGAGGCTGGCCGTGGTGACGCCGCGGTTGCTGATCCGCTGCCGCAGTTCGATGCGTTTGTTCTCGGCGTCATAAGCAAAGAAGGCGGGCGCAAAGTTGCGGCTGGCGGCCATCAGTTCCAGCAGTTTTTCCGGCGACACGTCGGCTTCGTCGTAGTCGTTGCCCAGGGCCTTGAGCAGCAGGGCCAGTTCCAGTTGATCGTCGTCGTAGAACACGCTGACGCGAACCGGAATGTTCCACTTGTCGCGACGGATCTTCGTCGCCACCACGCGGGTGTTGACCGATTTGGCTTGGAAATCTGCCGCTTCCAGCAGGCTGGTCAAGGCCGAGGCGCCAGTGACCCGCGCTGGGCGAGGGGCGGATGAGGTGGGCGCGTCGGGGCTGTCGTCGGCTTGGGCGAAGGGCGCGTCAATGGATACGTTGGAGAACAAATCATCGCCGGCTCGAACGGTGCAAAGCGACCCGGCATGCAAGATGAAACCGGTGACCAGCATCCATCCCGGTAAACGTGGCAGCGAGATTGTCATGGAATTCACCTGGAAAAAACGCGTGCAAGGAACGCCGCAGCCGGAAGTCGGCGGCGGTGGGTACCTTTACAAGCGTCGTCGTCGAGCAGGTGTTACCAAGAAATTTTAATTCCGTAGCCGAAGTCGCCAGACTTTGGAAACGCAGCCGGATGGTCCAAACTCTGGCGAGTTCGGCTACGGATTTGTGTCAGGCTGGAAAGCCTAACGTACGTTGCCCTACGCGGGCGGCAGGCCGATCATGCGTCGCCAGGCGCTGACCTGTCCCATGTGAATCATCACATGACCGCTCAGATAAAAAGCGTGCATCGACGCCATGCTGGAAAAACGTTCACGCATGGCGGGGTCGGGATTGGGAGCCGCGTAGGTGGCGTCGTCGACGGTGGCTACCGCCTTCAGAGCCGCTTCGTAGCCCGCCAGCATCCGTTCGGTAATCACATCCATGGCCGGATAGATCGTGCCGTCGGGGTCGTCGACGCAGCGGGCGTCTTTATTGAACAGGGATAGGAATTCTTCGCTGGGAGCGTGCGGCTGCGCATCGGCACCGAGGTCCGACAGGATCCGCGATGCGTAAATGCTGAGGTGCCCGTACACAAATGCCGGATGGTTGGAGGCCACGCGTCCGTCGGCGCCGGGCGCCAAGCGAGCAAATTGATCGGCAGGTACGTCCGAAAGTAACCGCTTGGCGTAGCTCATCGAGACGTTGGCGGAATCAACAATGGCGTTGGCAAAGGTGTTCATCAAGCAAAATCCAATGGGAACTTAGGAGGGAAAACGTTGCTCAAAGCAACGCAGGTGGGCCGCGGCGACGGCCGCGCGCGCCTTTTGGCCGGCTTGCTGAGCTGCGGCGGCGATTTGTGTTAGCAAGGGACCATACTGGCGGATGGAGGTTCGGCCCAGGTCCCAGCCCGATTGCACCAGAGCGTCGTAGGCGGCCGAGTCATCACCCCGCTCGGTGGCTTGCGCAGCGCGGCGCAGCCAATAGTCGGCGATGGCCTCGGGGCGTTCGCTGGAAGACGCCTCCGACCAGACCTGCCAGTATTCGGCGTTGTCGGCCAGCGCCGAGTCGCGATGTTGCTTCAGCAGCACCGCCAAACGACGCGCTGAGAACTTGTCCTCTTCGTTGCCTTGGGTGCGAAAGCGAACGCTTTGGTCGGCAAACACACTGGCCGGCAAGGCTCGCGAATAATGCTGCAGAGCGGCTGAGACGTGGCCGTGTTTTTCCGCGATCCAGCCCAGGGTCAGCGGCGCCCAGCCCAAGTCGCTACGGCTCTCCGCGACGCTGGCAGCGTGTTGTCCGGCCCGCTCCCAGTCCTGGCCTCCCAGTTCCGCTTCGCCGACCTTTAGGATCTGAGCCAATGCAGCGCGATGCTTGCGAGGCACCAGGTCGGCATCGAATCGCCATCCGATGGCTTCGTTTTCCCAGTCGACTCCCAGCGGCGCGACCATGTTGCGAGCCAGCTGTCGCAGCGGCGTGTCGAGCGACCGCAGGATGGCTTCGGCGTGCAGGGAGACGGAGGCCACGCCGGTGGCGATCAATTGTTCCAGTAGCGGCATAACCGCTTGCGGAGCTTGGTCGGCCAGCAGGGTGTCGATGATCCGAGTGGTCTCGGCCGGCAGATGCCGCTGAGCCCACAGGTAGTGGGGATCATTCGGGTCGCAGCGGCGGATCCGTTCGGCGGGATCGGCATGGCGGTAGTGTCGACCGGGCAAGTGATCGCGGATCATTTGGAAGGCGATCGCTTCGGGCAGCGTCCGGCCCCAAGGAATCCAGTCGCCGCCGCCGTGGTACCAGTGGATGATTTCGCGAACCTGATCGTCGCCGCCGATTCGCAGGCACAGCCAGTCGCCGTATTCGTTGCCCAGGATGGGCAACGCATCGGGCGGCATCAGGCCCGGCCAGATCACCGGCGGGCAGTCCTGCAGGAGCTCCTCGGCCGTGGCCGCTGCGCGAAATTCACCGCTGCCCAGTTGCCGCCACTGCTCGTCGCCCAGCCACTGCGTCAGCGTAGCATCCAACTGTACGGCGTATTGGCCGGCAAAACGCCCCGCCCAATCGCGTTGTCGTTCAGTCGAAGAGGCAGCGGGATCACTCAATGAAACGCAGACAAATGATGAGATGACGAAGAGATCATCCAGGTTACCGATTCGTAGTTACCGTCGCCAGACGGTGGGGACAGCTACGCTCCCACGCTCTGGCGAGCGTAGCTACGAAAGGCTGACTGATCAGGACCGTTTGGCGATTTCGTCCCGCATGAAGCGCAGGCCTTCGGTAGCCAGGGTCATTTCGTCCTTGTACATCCGGCGCCAAATTTTCGTGGCGGCGGCGATTTCGGGCAACGACAACCCAAAGGCTTCGATCACCAACCAACCGTCATACCCGCTACCGACAATGGCGTCAAAGTTTTCTTCCCAGCGGATGTTGCCCTCGCCGGGGGTGCTGCGGTCGTTTTCGCTGATATGGATGTGGAACAGCTTGTCGCTGCCGGCGCGAACCGCCGCAGCGATATCCTTCTCTTCGATATTAGAGTGGAAGGTGTCGTACATCATGCCGCAGGCCGGATTGTCGACTTCACGGACAAAACGCGTCGAATCGGCGTGGGTGTTGAGGAAGTAGCATTCGAAGCGGTTGAGGGCTTCGACGCCCAGTTTGACGCCGACCTGTTGGGCGTATTCGGCGGTTTTTTGCATGCTTTCCACGCCCCATTTCCACTCGTCGTCGCTGGGGCCGGCTCCGGAAAAGTATCCGATGGCCGAATGGTAGGGACCGACCAGGGTTTCGATCCCCGCCGCAGCACAGCAATCGAGCGTTTTTTTGTTCAGTTCCACGCCCTTGGCTCGCACGGCCGGATCGCTGGAAATCGGGTTGTCCTCCTCGTTTCGGATCGTCACGGCGGTCCGTTCCAGACCGATCTCGTCCAGCTTCTTGCCCAAACCGGCGTAGTCCAGATCAAGGTTGAACATGGGCAGTTCCACCCCGTCAAACCCGGCTGCTTTGAGGTGTTCGATCGTCGGCAGCAGGGCTTCGGTGACTTCGCCCGACCACAGCAACAGGTTCATTCCGTATTTCATGTCAGCGTCTTTGGGTTCTCGATGAAGGAAAGCTGGGAAACGTTTTGCTGTGGAGATAATAACGGTTTACGGGCTGCGGAAACACGGTGGCGGGCGGTTTCCAGCCAGGGAATCAGGCTGTCGGGCAGGATTGGCAGCCCCACACGCCGCATCACTTGGTTCAGCCGCAGCAGCAACCGCTGGTTGTCGACGTAGTCGTATAAAAACCGTTCGGCGATGAACCGTGGCAGAAATGCGCTGAGATGTTCGGTGGGCACCGTGGCGATGCGGTTGACGACGTCCTGTACGAGTCCTCCAGAGACCTGCTGCAGCGCCGCGTAGTAGCGATCCGCCCGCGAGCGATCTTCGGCGATCAGATCCGCGTCCAGCAGCAGCTCAATCAGGATGTGCCCGAGAAAGCTGGGCCGAAAGCCGGCATCGCCAGCCAACTGATCGCGGATTTCGACCGCGAACTGCAGGTTCAGCTCGACGAATGTTCGCGTCTGATGGAACCAGCGGTCGTCCTCGTGATGGCGTATGATGCCGCAAGCCAGTTCTCGCACGCGGGGGTCCGCGTCGCGGGTAAATGGCTCCGCCGCCGCACTGCGTGTGCGGACTTTGCGATTGACCACCGAAAGCCAATCGGGAATCGCCAACCCAGCGACAAAATAGGGGCGGTCAAGGTGTTCCGTGGCATGCGTCAGGTAGTTCATACGATGAGTGTACCGCAACCGAATCCCTATCAACCGCCGCAGGCGGCCGGTGAGTGGGCAGCGCCGCTGGAGCCGCCCGGTCGGCCACGCCTGGTGTGGGCGATGCTTCTGGGGTTGCTGGGCGGTCTACCCTACGCGGGCTTTGTACTAATGCTGGTACGCACCGGCGGAACCGACCGCCTGGCCGGTTTTATGCTCGCAGGCAATCTGCTGTTCACGTTGGTGGTCGCAATTTGGGAGTTGATCCGACACCGCAGCGTGTGGTGCAGCTATGGCGGCATGATCGCCGGCCAACTGCTGATCCTGGCGGGGATGTTGGTCAGTGGATTCGGCAACGTAGTGCCCGTGCTGACGATCAATGTGATCATCATCGCCATCGCCGCCGGCTTGGGCGGGGTTTCATGGGGCATCGCTCGCCGCACCAAGTTGTCAGACAGGTAGCCGAAGTCGCCAGACTTTGGAGGCATGGCCGGACCGTCCAAACTCTGGCGAGTTCGGCTACGGCCCAAGCTCGGCTACGGCCAGCACGGCTACGGCCGTGCTTAGGCGGCGTGGGTCGCGTTTTGCAGGACGTCCAGCAGCTTTTCAAACCGTTCGGTCGCCACGCGACGACGTTGGATGCGTTCGCTGATATCCCAGCTAGAGCGGATTTCCAATACGCGAGAAGCGATTTCGGCGTCCGACAGATACGTCTCGTTTTGAGAAGCAGCGTTCGACAATGCGACAGTAGTGGTAGTCATGGGAAATTTCCTCCTGAAAGCGAATGCTCAAGGTCCGTAGTGGACGGGAGAT from Roseimaritima ulvae includes these protein-coding regions:
- a CDS encoding type III secretion system chaperone, with the translated sequence MTISLPRLPGWMLVTGFILHAGSLCTVRAGDDLFSNVSIDAPFAQADDSPDAPTSSAPRPARVTGASALTSLLEAADFQAKSVNTRVVATKIRRDKWNIPVRVSVFYDDDQLELALLLKALGNDYDEADVSPEKLLELMAASRNFAPAFFAYDAENKRIELRQRISNRGVTTASLKRQLERLADIAVDNEAAWNLSKAKSKTQTKNKTKTAATQPTTAPSAPQPGTSSLTVSALLGTWAADRGKKEAIAMKLDANGKFILAIAKGANTTRSNGTFSLSGQTLNLTGDDGTKLQGTVRLNGTKGFDLQLPGSKAIQFTKAN
- a CDS encoding SMI1/KNR4 family protein yields the protein MSDPAASSTERQRDWAGRFAGQYAVQLDATLTQWLGDEQWRQLGSGEFRAAATAEELLQDCPPVIWPGLMPPDALPILGNEYGDWLCLRIGGDDQVREIIHWYHGGGDWIPWGRTLPEAIAFQMIRDHLPGRHYRHADPAERIRRCDPNDPHYLWAQRHLPAETTRIIDTLLADQAPQAVMPLLEQLIATGVASVSLHAEAILRSLDTPLRQLARNMVAPLGVDWENEAIGWRFDADLVPRKHRAALAQILKVGEAELGGQDWERAGQHAASVAESRSDLGWAPLTLGWIAEKHGHVSAALQHYSRALPASVFADQSVRFRTQGNEEDKFSARRLAVLLKQHRDSALADNAEYWQVWSEASSSERPEAIADYWLRRAAQATERGDDSAAYDALVQSGWDLGRTSIRQYGPLLTQIAAAAQQAGQKARAAVAAAHLRCFEQRFPS
- a CDS encoding GDSL-type esterase/lipase family protein, with the translated sequence MRSLLLTVCLLSVLLPAAEAQDAPATTAADTSQKPVYAAYEAAASKRWESAIAALEKLDQQQTHPDDAVLFVGSSSIRLWDTLAEDMWPYDTIRRGYGGARYSDLAVFAKRLIEPHKYRALVLFVANDVTGGDQDRTPEEVAELLRYVIHVSRAHQPDAPVFVLEVTPTASRWKVWPEIREVNAAMRDVCLTEPNTYLVPTAEYFLDEENQPIEKLFRSDRLHLTHDGYKIWTEILKRRFEEVLQ
- a CDS encoding sugar phosphate isomerase/epimerase family protein — encoded protein: MKYGMNLLLWSGEVTEALLPTIEHLKAAGFDGVELPMFNLDLDYAGLGKKLDEIGLERTAVTIRNEEDNPISSDPAVRAKGVELNKKTLDCCAAAGIETLVGPYHSAIGYFSGAGPSDDEWKWGVESMQKTAEYAQQVGVKLGVEALNRFECYFLNTHADSTRFVREVDNPACGMMYDTFHSNIEEKDIAAAVRAGSDKLFHIHISENDRSTPGEGNIRWEENFDAIVGSGYDGWLVIEAFGLSLPEIAAATKIWRRMYKDEMTLATEGLRFMRDEIAKRS